The following coding sequences are from one Anguilla anguilla isolate fAngAng1 chromosome 12, fAngAng1.pri, whole genome shotgun sequence window:
- the LOC118209266 gene encoding olfactory receptor 52L1-like: MENVSVVTSFILQPFTELEDHRYLYFTSFLLLFMLMVLTNLILITVIYIDRGLHEPMYFLICNLAMNGIYGSLSLFPSVLVNLMSHTYEISLTACLLQIFCIHTYAAVEFSSLAVMGYDRFVAICHPLHYHQLMSHRKVCTLMALSWIYPCILFGLYFILTVQRTFCARIIEKVYCVNFELVKLSCFETTIQSKVGFVVTIFVIVPQLIMILFSYAQILRICLLASKESQAKAIQTCTPHILAVINNAVGILFEIMQTRFNVSHIPNKALIFMSLYVMIFPPLFNPVIYGISIQTIRAQIVKLFSAK; the protein is encoded by the coding sequence ATGGAGAATGTATCAgtggtgacgtcattcatattgCAGCCATTTACTGAACTGGAAGaccacagatatttatacttcACAAGTTTCCTGTTATTGTTCATGCTTATGGTATTAACAAATTTAATTCTCATTACAGTAATTTACATTGACAGAGGTCTCCATGAAcccatgtattttttaatatgtaatttaGCAATGAATGGAATTTATGGCAGTTTATCTTTATTCCCATCGGTACTTGTTAATTTAATGTCTCATACTTATGAAATATCTCTGACTGCTTGCCTTTTACAGATCttttgtatacacacatatgctgCAGTTGAATTTAGTAGTTTAGCAGTGATGGGCTATGACCGGTTCGTTGCCATTTGTCATCCATTACACTATCACCAATTAATGTCTCATAGAAAAGTGTGCACCCTTATGGCATTATCCTGGATTTATCCTTGCATTCTTTTTGgactttatttcatattaactgTACAGCGGACATTTTGTGCCAGGATCATAGAAAAAGTGTATTGTGTGAATTTTGAATTAGTCAAACTGTCTTGTTTCGAAACTACTATTCAGAGCAAAGTTGGCTTCGTCGTAACtatttttgtaattgttccaCAGCTGATCATGATACTATTTTCCTATGCACAGATACTCAGAATCTGCCTGCTTGCTTCTAAGGAATCTCAGGCCAAAGCTATTCAAACATGCACCCCGCACATACTGGCTGTGATTAACAATGCAGTGGGTATACTCTTTGAAATCATGCAGACTCGTTTCAACGTGAGTCATATACCTAATAAAGCTCTCATATTCATGTCCCTTTACGTTATGATATTTCCCCCATTGTTTAATCCTGTCATTTATGGAATTAGCATTCAAACAATCAGGGCCCAGATTGTCAAACTGTTTAGTGCTAAATAA
- the LOC118210089 gene encoding olfactory receptor 142-like has protein sequence MENLSAVTYFILTAYTELEDHRYLYFILLLVLYILILLVNSVLIVVICIERGLHGPMYLFICNLAVNGVYGSTSLLPPMLGHLLSQNYKISLTFCLLQIFCVHTYGAVELNILAVMSYDRYVAICCPLHYNKILSRKKVCTLITLSWSYAYIVFGLFFILTVQNTFCDANIEKVYCVNFALVRLSCLDTSTQSIVGLAAIGLILVPQILMIIFSYAQILRICLFASKKSQTRAIQTCTPHLLAVINYAVGCFFEVIHSRFSTSDVPYKARIFMSLSFLIFPPILNPVIYGISIQAIRVQIVKLFSGMRNKLITRMIMK, from the coding sequence ATGGAAAATTTATCAGCAGTAACATacttcattttaacagcatACACTGAGCTGGAAGATCACAGATACTTATACTTTATACTTTTACTTGTGTTGTACATTCTAATATTATTGGTAAATTCAGTTCTAATTGTAGTAATATGCATAGAGAGAGGTTTGCATGGAcctatgtatttgtttatatgtaacTTAGCAGTGAATGGAGTGTATGGTAGTACCTCTTTATTACCACCTATGCTTGGCCATTTGTTATCTCAGAATTATAAAATATCTCTGACCTTTTGTCTATTACAGATCttctgtgtacacacatacggTGCagttgaattaaatattttagcagTGATGAGCTATGACCGGTATGTTGCCATATGTTGTCCATTACACTATAACAAAATACTGTCTCGCAAAAAAGTATGCACGCTTATTACATTATCGTGGTCTTATGCTTACATTGTTTTTGGACTGTTTTTCATATTAAcagtacagaacacattttGTGACGCAAACATAGAAAAAGTGTACTGTGTCAATTTTGCATTAGTCAGACTGTCTTGTCTTGATACGTCCACTCAGAGCATAGTTGGACTTGCAGCAATTGGACTGATACTTGTTCCACAGATcctaatgataatattttcGTATGCGCAAATACTCAGAATCTGCCTGTTTGCTTCTAAGAAATCTCAGACCAGAGCTATTcaaacatgcaccccacacttaCTGGCTGTGATTAACTATGCAGTGGGATGCTTTTTTGAGGTCATCCACAGTCGCTTCAGCACGAGTGATGTACCTTATAAAGCTCGCATATTCATGTCCCTTTCCTTTCTGATATTTCCTCCCATACTTAATCCTGTCATTTATGGAATTAGTATTCAAGCAATCAGGGTTCAGATTGTCAAACTGTTCAGTGGTATGAGAAATAAGTTGATAACGCGGATGATAATGAAGTAA